The proteins below are encoded in one region of Campylobacter rectus:
- a CDS encoding ubiquinol-cytochrome c reductase iron-sulfur subunit codes for MSVKQERRDFIGLAFGAVAAVGGALSLVAVKKTWDPLPSVKAGATSSFDLSPMQDGEMRQVVWRKQPIFILKKDPSMPPNDKRDVVVGDARFMIAIGLCTHLGCIPQWQPNKQIFFCACHAGEFNADGVNTFGPPSRPLDIPPFKIEGMKLVLGETSPEYEKLVNKA; via the coding sequence CCGTAGCCGCCGTCGGCGGGGCTTTATCGCTTGTGGCCGTTAAAAAGACTTGGGATCCGCTCCCTAGCGTAAAAGCAGGCGCTACGTCGAGCTTCGACCTTAGTCCGATGCAAGACGGGGAGATGCGTCAGGTCGTATGGCGCAAACAACCTATTTTTATCCTCAAAAAAGACCCTTCTATGCCACCAAACGACAAGCGCGACGTCGTTGTCGGAGACGCGAGATTTATGATCGCGATCGGACTTTGCACGCATCTTGGCTGCATACCGCAATGGCAACCCAATAAACAAATATTTTTCTGCGCCTGTCATGCGGGAGAATTTAACGCCGACGGAGTAAATACTTTCGGTCCCCCTTCAAGACCGCTTGATATACCGCCTTTTAAAATAGAAGGTATGAAACTGGTGCTGGGCGAAACGAGCCCGGAGTACGAAAAGCTCGTAAATAAGGCATAG